Within the Staphylococcus warneri genome, the region TGGCTTCAACGATTGCTACCAGTGACTTTGCTGCTATCTGGACTCTAGGTAAATTTATGATAGCGTCTTATGCAGCATTAATCACAATGTATATCATTCATCTAGTCATTTTAACTATTCTTGGTATCAACCCAGTCAAATATATGAAGAAAACATTTGAAGTATTGGCCTTTGCTTTTACATCACGTTCAAGTGCTGGTTCTTTACCGTTAAATATTCAAACACAAACAACACGTCTTGGTGTACCTGAAGGTATCGCTAACTTTTCCGCAACATTTGGTCTGTCTATTGGACAAAATGGTTGTGCAGGTATCTATCCTGCGATGCTTGCGATCATGGTTGCACCGGTTGCACATGTAAATATCGATTTACAATTTATCGTGACATTAGTAGCCGTGGTCATTATCAGTTCCTTTGGTGTTGCTGGTGTAGGTGGCGGTGCTACATTCGCATCTATATTAGTCTTATCAACACTAAATTTACCGGTTGCATTAGCCGGCGTCTTAATTTCTATCGAACCTCTTATTGACATGGGTCGTACTGCTCTTAATGTTAATGATTCTATGTTAGCAGGCACAGGTACTGCCAAACTCACTAAAAATTGGGACAAAAAAGCATTCGAATCTAATGAATATGGTGAACTGACAACAGATTAAATATTTTAAAATAAAAGGGAGGAGACAATTAAATTGCCTCCCCCCCTTTTTAATACTATTTTATTAAATCTACAATTAAGATGATGCTATTTCTGACACCAACAATTAACCCTGAAACCATAACATCACTATTGATTAAATAGCGTTATTACCTTTTGATTAATCCTGCATCATTAAGTTGATTTAGCATGTCTAATCTTGTTTTATTTCCTAGGAATGACTCGATTTGTTGTGACCAAGTTTCAGTTCTTTCTCCATCGGTACGCGCTTTATAATAATCACTTACTGTTTGATCATAGGACTGTAATTCACTGATTTGTTTTTCTTTATCTGAATTATATTGGTTTCTATGGAAAACATGTTCTAATGGTAATCGAGGTTTTGCAGAACCATTTTCATTCTCTGCTGGTTCACCAATAGCCATACCAAATAATGGGAAAGTATACTCAGGTAAGTCTAAAATCTCACGTACACGACCAACATCATTACGTAATGAGCCTAAGTAAACAATGCCGTACCCCATATCCTCAGCTGCAACAGCCATATTTTCAGCAACAAGAGCTACATCAATCGATCCCACTAATAGACCTTCAGCAGATTCAAAAGAAACTTCCATGTTTGATTCTACATTCTCATTAATTAAATTATGACGATAATAATCTAAAACAAAAACAAATAAGTAACCATTCTCAACAACATATGGTTGCCCAGATACTTCCTTTAAATCCTCTTTAATTTCAGGGTCATCAATACCAATAATTGAATAAGTTTGTAAATAACTAGATGTAGAAGCACTTTGACCTGCTTCCACTAATTTTTTAATTGTATCTTCACTTAAAGGTGTTGATTTAAAACGGCGAACCGAGTGATGTTTTTTCATTAATTCATATACATAATCTGACACTATTCCCACTCCTACTCCCGAAAAATAATATTTTCGTTAATAATCTTTAAATATTGTATACCCTTTTCAACTGGAAATTAAATTAATTGGATTAACAGGTGAATGATTAATCATATTTTATGTATTTATAATAATTTTGACTTACCCCTATAACAAACCTTCTTTTATGAAAGTTTTGAGACAACATGTTAATATCAAAGTATAGTGGAATCTAATAAAATTACACTATATTATCAATAACAAGCCTTTAGTTGAGAATGTAATTGATTATTTAATGTGTGACAATAGTAAATTATTTCATCAATATCACTTATTTCACTTAAGCGATCAATTTCATTTATAGGCTTATAATACACGTATCATCAATTTCTCAACGTGCTATTAATTATATAAGTTGATGAAGTTGACTATTTAAATCCTAAATGTAATAATAATTAGTAAGAGATTAGAATTATTATAAACAAACAATGATTGTTATCTAATTCTAATAAAACATTTCAAATATCAGGAGGAATTTACCTATGTCTTTAATTAATAAAGAAATCTTACCATTCACAGCACAAGCTTACGATCCAAAGAAAGATGAATTCAAAGAAGTATCTCAAGAAGATTTAAAAGGTTCTTGGAGTGTAGTTTGCTTCTACCCAGCTGACTTCTCATTCGTTTGCCCAACTGAATTAGAAGATTTACAAAACCAATACGATAAATTACAAGAATTAGGCGTAAATGTATTCTCAGTTTCAACTGATACTCATTTCGTACACAAAGCTTGGCACGATCATTCAGATGCTATTAGCAAAATCCAATACAATATGATTGGTGACCCTTCACAAACTATTACTCGTAACTTCGACGTAT harbors:
- a CDS encoding NADPH-dependent oxidoreductase — protein: MSDYVYELMKKHHSVRRFKSTPLSEDTIKKLVEAGQSASTSSYLQTYSIIGIDDPEIKEDLKEVSGQPYVVENGYLFVFVLDYYRHNLINENVESNMEVSFESAEGLLVGSIDVALVAENMAVAAEDMGYGIVYLGSLRNDVGRVREILDLPEYTFPLFGMAIGEPAENENGSAKPRLPLEHVFHRNQYNSDKEKQISELQSYDQTVSDYYKARTDGERTETWSQQIESFLGNKTRLDMLNQLNDAGLIKR
- the ahpC gene encoding alkyl hydroperoxide reductase subunit C, whose product is MSLINKEILPFTAQAYDPKKDEFKEVSQEDLKGSWSVVCFYPADFSFVCPTELEDLQNQYDKLQELGVNVFSVSTDTHFVHKAWHDHSDAISKIQYNMIGDPSQTITRNFDVLDEELGLAQRGTFIIDPDGVVQAAEINADGIGRDASTLVHKIKAAQYVRQHPGEVCPAKWEEGSETLQPGLDLVGKI